A window of Deltaproteobacteria bacterium contains these coding sequences:
- a CDS encoding DUF1638 domain-containing protein: MEKISFANVAIVSCGTMSLELNHLKKEGFLDTNHLYYTTPGLHQDIPELERQLVNMIDKAKQKAEKVLVVYGGKFCYVNVNEPTRLMQTIIKEQGPRVGRIQATQCMDMIATEEERRRIAQEMAGGEPVWWMTPGWVKFRKQVFKGWDKGIANENFPRHSGGAIVLDGIGYLDQYMAEDPEGFLEYCDWMGIPMQAYPVTLDRFKRLLGEAVENLAP, from the coding sequence ATGGAAAAGATCTCTTTTGCCAATGTCGCCATCGTGTCCTGCGGGACGATGAGCCTGGAGCTGAATCATCTGAAAAAAGAAGGGTTCCTGGACACGAACCACCTCTATTACACCACGCCGGGGCTGCACCAGGACATTCCGGAACTGGAACGCCAGCTGGTCAACATGATCGACAAAGCCAAGCAGAAGGCTGAAAAAGTCCTGGTGGTTTACGGCGGAAAATTCTGTTACGTCAATGTCAACGAACCGACCCGGCTCATGCAGACCATTATCAAGGAACAGGGTCCCAGGGTGGGTCGCATTCAGGCCACGCAATGCATGGACATGATCGCCACGGAAGAGGAGCGCCGGCGTATCGCCCAGGAAATGGCCGGAGGCGAACCGGTGTGGTGGATGACGCCGGGCTGGGTAAAATTTCGCAAGCAGGTGTTCAAAGGCTGGGACAAGGGTATCGCCAATGAAAATTTTCCGAGGCATAGCGGTGGTGCCATCGTTCTGGACGGCATCGGTTACCTGGATCAATACATGGCGGAAGATCCCGAAGGCTTCCTGGAATACTGTGACTGGATGGGCATCCCCATGCAGGCCTACCCAGTCACGCTCGACCGGTTCAAGCGGCTTCTCGGCGAAGCAGTTGAGAACTTGGCACCCTAA
- a CDS encoding sigma 54-interacting transcriptional regulator → MFEKELDSYWKTVVDTIQDGVMIVNTDGVIVSVNRAFENITGYIRNEIIGASCSILNCNTCKIARNNKGHHWCLLFQKEKLRKQTCVIKRKDDRYVHVVKNASVLLDAEGNVAGAVETMTDITDLMDKEVQIEKFRRELKAEDRFHGMVGSSAAMQRVFDLITNAARSDAPVIIFGESGTGKELVAKAIHNSGNRKDAAYIKVNCAALNESLLESELFGHVKGAFTGAHKTRKGRFEAAQGGDLFLDEIGDLPLSTQIKLLRVLEEKVVERVGDNRPIHIDTRIISATSRNLSQLVEQGAYREDFYYRINVIPIHVPPLRERFGDIPILADTFFRRMQMKSGKKIEKISKTALESLMQYRWPGNVRELKSAFEYAFVSCNGPTLLPEHFPFDGSRDVNPVELAAEPAQSLDDIKKQRLVDALNRAKGNQSEAARILGISRTSVWSQMKRFNLNGK, encoded by the coding sequence GCGTGATTGTCTCGGTCAACCGCGCCTTCGAAAATATTACCGGCTATATCCGCAATGAGATCATCGGGGCATCCTGCTCTATCCTGAACTGCAACACCTGTAAAATCGCCCGCAATAACAAAGGCCACCACTGGTGCCTGTTGTTCCAAAAAGAAAAACTGCGCAAGCAGACCTGCGTAATAAAGCGCAAAGACGACCGGTATGTTCATGTCGTGAAAAATGCGTCGGTGCTGCTTGACGCGGAAGGCAACGTGGCCGGCGCCGTCGAAACCATGACCGATATAACCGATCTCATGGACAAGGAGGTCCAGATCGAAAAATTCAGACGCGAGCTGAAGGCAGAAGACCGCTTTCACGGCATGGTCGGGTCGTCGGCCGCCATGCAGCGGGTCTTCGATCTGATTACCAATGCTGCCCGCTCGGATGCACCGGTGATTATTTTCGGCGAAAGCGGCACGGGAAAAGAACTGGTGGCCAAAGCCATCCATAACAGTGGAAATCGCAAGGATGCAGCCTATATCAAGGTCAATTGCGCCGCCCTGAACGAGTCCCTTTTGGAGAGTGAATTGTTCGGCCACGTCAAAGGGGCTTTTACCGGCGCGCATAAAACCCGTAAGGGTCGTTTTGAAGCGGCCCAGGGGGGCGACCTTTTTCTTGATGAAATCGGGGACCTGCCGCTGTCCACCCAGATCAAGCTGCTGCGGGTGCTGGAGGAAAAGGTGGTGGAGCGTGTCGGCGACAACCGGCCCATTCACATCGACACCCGTATCATTTCAGCCACCAGTCGCAATTTGAGTCAGTTGGTGGAACAAGGCGCCTACCGTGAGGACTTTTATTACCGCATCAATGTCATTCCCATCCACGTCCCCCCGCTACGGGAACGGTTCGGCGACATTCCCATCCTGGCGGACACTTTTTTTAGAAGAATGCAGATGAAAAGCGGTAAAAAAATCGAAAAAATATCCAAGACGGCCCTCGAGTCCCTGATGCAGTATAGATGGCCGGGAAACGTGCGCGAGCTTAAGAGCGCCTTCGAGTACGCTTTTGTATCCTGCAACGGTCCAACCCTCCTGCCCGAACACTTTCCATTCGACGGCAGCCGGGATGTCAACCCGGTCGAACTGGCAGCCGAGCCGGCACAAAGCCTGGACGACATCAAGAAACAGCGCCTGGTCGATGCGCTGAACCGTGCAAAGGGGAACCAATCTGAGGCAGCCAGGATTCTGGGGATCTCCAGGACGAGTGTGTGGAGCCAAATGAAGCGCTTCAATCTCAACGGCAAGTAA